In a single window of the Allobranchiibius huperziae genome:
- a CDS encoding TetR/AcrR family transcriptional regulator yields the protein MAPPQPRTRMTATQRREQLIVVGRDIFASDGVQGATVEEIATRAGVTKPVVYEHFGGKEGLYAVVVDRAIQDILTAITDALSEPAGIRVLLERAVLALLDFMESSPSSFEVLVRSSPSWHGDGSAASLMSAIAVRVEELFEATFESHGFDPTPAPVYAQTLIGSIALTGVWWIHHEDRPDKEFVAAHIINLMWNGLHDLQKNPVLPSRAAPPTPAD from the coding sequence ATGGCCCCACCTCAGCCGCGCACCCGTATGACCGCCACCCAGCGACGGGAGCAGCTCATCGTCGTCGGCCGCGACATCTTCGCCTCCGACGGTGTGCAGGGCGCCACCGTCGAGGAGATCGCGACCCGCGCCGGCGTCACCAAGCCGGTCGTGTACGAGCACTTCGGCGGCAAGGAAGGCCTCTACGCGGTCGTCGTCGACCGGGCGATCCAGGACATCCTCACCGCCATCACCGACGCCCTCTCCGAGCCGGCGGGAATCCGCGTCCTGCTCGAGCGGGCGGTCCTGGCACTGCTGGACTTCATGGAATCCTCGCCCTCGTCGTTCGAGGTGCTGGTGCGCAGTTCGCCCTCCTGGCACGGCGACGGGTCGGCCGCGAGCCTGATGTCCGCGATCGCCGTACGGGTCGAGGAGCTCTTCGAGGCGACGTTCGAGAGTCACGGTTTCGACCCCACCCCCGCGCCGGTCTACGCACAGACGCTGATCGGGAGCATCGCGCTCACCGGTGTGTGGTGGATCCACCACGAGGACCGGCCGGACAAGGAGTTCGTCGCCGCGCACATCATCAACCTGATGTGGAACGGGCTGCACGACCTGCAGAAGAACCCGGTCCTGCCGTCCCGCGCGGCGCCCCCGACACCTGCCGACTGA
- a CDS encoding TatD family hydrolase, which produces MSRGHEAGSRGGPPPAPDRLPVAVVDNHTHWDMARDGESPPDIPQAIAAARAVGVDRFVQVGCDVEGARFTARVVEQYPELVGAVALHPNEAPRLAAEGTLDDALAEIAAIAAHPRIRAVGETGLDYYRTDEVGRPAQQASFREHIELAKRLGKALQIHDRDAHDDVLAILAEQGAPDRTVLHCFSGDVAMARECVEQGYFLSFAGTVTFKNARDLRNALAVTPLEHLLVETDAPYLTPSPYRGASNASYLVPLTVRAMAGVLNVDVPTLAKALSDNSERVYGPW; this is translated from the coding sequence GTGAGCCGGGGTCACGAGGCCGGCTCGCGCGGCGGGCCGCCGCCCGCGCCCGACCGGCTGCCCGTCGCCGTGGTCGACAACCACACGCACTGGGACATGGCGCGCGACGGCGAGAGCCCGCCCGACATCCCGCAGGCCATCGCCGCGGCGCGGGCCGTCGGGGTGGACCGGTTCGTGCAGGTCGGCTGCGACGTCGAAGGTGCCCGGTTCACCGCGCGGGTCGTCGAGCAGTACCCCGAGCTGGTGGGCGCTGTCGCGCTGCACCCGAACGAGGCGCCGCGGCTGGCCGCCGAAGGCACCCTGGACGATGCCCTCGCCGAGATCGCCGCCATCGCCGCGCACCCGCGGATCCGGGCGGTCGGCGAGACCGGGCTGGACTACTACCGCACCGACGAGGTCGGTCGCCCGGCGCAGCAGGCGTCGTTCCGTGAGCACATCGAGCTCGCCAAACGCCTCGGCAAGGCGCTGCAGATCCACGACCGGGACGCGCACGACGATGTGCTGGCGATCCTCGCCGAGCAGGGCGCGCCGGACCGCACGGTGCTGCACTGCTTCTCCGGCGATGTGGCGATGGCGCGCGAATGCGTCGAGCAGGGCTACTTCCTCAGCTTCGCCGGCACGGTGACCTTCAAGAACGCGCGTGACCTGCGCAACGCGCTCGCGGTGACCCCGCTGGAGCACCTCCTGGTCGAGACGGACGCGCCGTACCTCACCCCCTCGCCGTACCGCGGGGCGAGCAACGCGTCCTACCTCGTGCCGCTCACCGTGCGGGCGATGGCCGGCGTCCTCAACGTCGACGTCCCGACGCTGGCGAAAGCGTTGTCGGACAACAGCGAACGGGTCTACGGGCCCTGGTGA
- a CDS encoding ABC-F family ATP-binding cassette domain-containing protein, translating into MPNLLACERISLALGTRQLLDEVSLGVGTGDRIGVVGRNGGGKSTLLRVLAGVQGVDDGRVTRVGGLRVGMLSQDDRLDPASTVHAAVVGDRAEHEWAADARVRDILDGLLGGVGFDTVGGPDALVGPLSGGERRRVALARLLIDDPALLLLDEPTNHLDVEGVQWLAAHLVRHRAGTSGAFATITHDRWFLDEIATRTWEVVDGQVEQYDGGYAAYVLAKNERDRMAAVTEERRTNLLRKELAWLRRGPPARTSKPRFRIDAANELIAGEPEPRNGVELVRFATTRLGKDVVDLIDATVTVDERPLIDRQTWRLAPGERTGIVGANGAGKSTLLRAIEGTQPLSAGKRKQGKTVQLAMLTQEVRELERFDGLRVIDAITDVKSHIMLEGKEVSASSLAKRLGFDGGRQQVRVSQLSGGERRRLQFLRLLMHEPNVLLLDEPTNDLDIETLTSMEDVLDGWAGTLVVVSHDRYLLERMCDRQVALLGDGQIRELPGGVHQFLELRAARRARSDDGAPTRVAAPQAARTDPAQQREARKDMARLERSMSKLADREQMLHDALVSAASDHARAAELDGQLRALHAEREEMELSWLEIAESVED; encoded by the coding sequence ATGCCGAATCTGCTCGCCTGCGAGCGCATCTCGCTGGCGCTGGGCACCCGTCAACTCCTCGACGAAGTCTCCCTCGGTGTCGGCACGGGAGACCGCATCGGGGTTGTCGGGCGCAACGGCGGCGGCAAGTCGACGCTGCTGCGGGTGCTCGCGGGGGTCCAGGGCGTGGACGACGGCCGGGTCACGCGGGTCGGCGGTCTGCGGGTCGGGATGCTCTCCCAGGACGACCGGCTCGACCCGGCGTCCACGGTGCACGCCGCCGTGGTCGGCGACCGCGCCGAGCACGAGTGGGCCGCCGACGCCCGGGTGCGCGACATCCTGGACGGGCTGCTGGGCGGTGTCGGTTTCGACACCGTCGGGGGCCCGGACGCCCTGGTCGGGCCGCTGTCCGGGGGCGAACGTCGCCGGGTCGCGCTCGCGCGCCTGCTCATCGACGACCCCGCGCTGCTGCTGCTCGACGAGCCCACCAACCACCTCGATGTCGAGGGCGTGCAGTGGCTGGCCGCGCACCTGGTGCGCCACCGCGCGGGCACCTCGGGCGCGTTCGCCACGATCACCCACGACCGGTGGTTCCTCGACGAGATCGCGACCCGCACCTGGGAGGTCGTGGACGGTCAGGTCGAGCAGTACGACGGCGGTTACGCGGCGTACGTGCTTGCCAAGAACGAGCGCGACCGGATGGCCGCGGTCACCGAGGAACGCCGCACCAACCTGCTGCGCAAGGAGCTGGCCTGGCTGCGCCGCGGACCGCCGGCCCGCACCAGCAAGCCGCGCTTCCGCATCGACGCGGCCAACGAGCTGATCGCCGGTGAGCCGGAGCCGCGCAACGGGGTCGAGCTCGTCCGCTTCGCCACCACCCGTCTCGGGAAGGACGTCGTCGATCTCATCGACGCGACCGTCACCGTCGACGAGCGGCCGCTCATCGATCGCCAGACCTGGCGACTTGCTCCCGGTGAGCGCACCGGCATCGTCGGGGCCAACGGCGCCGGCAAGTCGACCCTGTTACGGGCGATCGAGGGCACCCAGCCGCTCTCGGCCGGAAAACGTAAGCAGGGCAAGACCGTTCAGCTCGCGATGTTGACCCAGGAGGTTCGCGAGTTGGAGCGCTTCGACGGGCTGCGGGTGATCGACGCGATCACCGACGTCAAGTCGCACATCATGCTCGAGGGCAAGGAGGTCAGCGCCAGCAGCCTGGCCAAGCGGCTCGGTTTCGACGGCGGCCGCCAGCAGGTGCGGGTGTCCCAGCTCTCCGGTGGCGAGCGGCGTCGTCTGCAGTTCCTGCGGCTGCTGATGCACGAGCCGAACGTGCTGCTGCTGGACGAGCCGACCAATGATCTGGACATCGAGACCCTGACCTCGATGGAGGACGTGCTCGACGGATGGGCCGGCACGCTCGTCGTGGTCTCCCACGACCGCTACCTGCTGGAGCGGATGTGCGACCGGCAGGTGGCGCTTCTCGGCGACGGCCAGATCCGCGAGCTGCCGGGTGGGGTGCACCAGTTCCTCGAGCTGCGCGCGGCCCGGCGGGCTCGTTCGGACGACGGCGCGCCGACTCGTGTGGCCGCGCCGCAGGCCGCGCGGACGGACCCCGCTCAGCAGCGAGAGGCGCGCAAGGACATGGCCCGGTTGGAGCGCTCGATGTCCAAGCTGGCCGACCGTGAGCAGATGCTGCACGACGCGCTGGTCTCGGCGGCGTCCGACCACGCCCGCGCGGCGGAGCTGGACGGTCAGTTGCGCGCGCTGCACGCCGAACGCGAGGAGATGGAGCTCAGCTGGCTGGAGATCGCCGAATCCGTGGAGGACTGA
- a CDS encoding VOC family protein, producing the protein MTALGLHHVQLTCPSGSEEALRGFYSGVLGLAEIEKPERLRTRGGCWFQVGPQELHLGVQEMFTPAKKAHPCVLVDDLDAVAAAVRAAGGEVRPSDDIPGVRRFHTDDPVGNRVEIQQA; encoded by the coding sequence GTGACGGCGCTCGGGCTGCACCACGTGCAACTCACCTGCCCGTCCGGGTCGGAGGAGGCGTTGCGAGGCTTCTACTCCGGTGTCCTCGGGCTGGCGGAGATCGAGAAGCCGGAGAGGTTGCGCACGCGGGGAGGGTGCTGGTTCCAGGTCGGACCGCAGGAGTTGCACCTCGGCGTCCAGGAGATGTTCACCCCGGCGAAGAAGGCCCACCCCTGCGTGCTGGTGGACGACCTGGATGCGGTCGCGGCCGCCGTGCGAGCGGCAGGCGGCGAGGTCAGGCCGAGTGACGACATCCCGGGTGTCCGCCGCTTCCACACCGACGACCCGGTCGGCAACCGCGTGGAGATCCAGCAGGCCTGA
- a CDS encoding methyltransferase domain-containing protein yields MATWDPMQYERYADLRTRPFLDLLARVPHHDPKVVLDLGCGNGIATLIAAERWPDATVVGVDDSVDMLRKAADRDTAGRVRWVEADVATVDVGAYGRPDVILTNATLQWVPGHLDLIPRWLESLAESGVFAMQVPGNFDAPSHRIIRETAREQPRGAELVGLLRADPVSEPRGYADVLAAAGARLDVWETTYLQVLDAAGEQDHPVLEWVKGTALRPLLDVLDPAETRAFLADLATRLDAAYPRAAYGVPFPFRRIFAVGVLEARP; encoded by the coding sequence ATGGCGACCTGGGATCCGATGCAGTACGAGCGCTACGCCGACCTGCGCACCCGACCGTTCCTCGACCTGCTGGCGCGCGTCCCGCACCACGATCCGAAGGTCGTCCTCGACCTGGGCTGCGGCAACGGGATCGCCACGCTGATCGCCGCCGAACGCTGGCCCGACGCGACGGTGGTCGGCGTCGACGACTCGGTCGACATGCTGCGCAAGGCCGCCGACCGCGACACTGCCGGGCGGGTGCGCTGGGTGGAGGCCGACGTCGCGACCGTCGACGTCGGCGCGTACGGCCGGCCCGACGTGATCCTGACGAACGCGACGCTGCAGTGGGTGCCCGGCCACCTCGACCTGATTCCGCGCTGGCTCGAATCGCTCGCCGAGTCAGGTGTCTTCGCCATGCAGGTGCCGGGCAACTTCGACGCGCCCTCGCACCGGATCATCCGGGAGACGGCGCGCGAGCAGCCGAGGGGGGCGGAGCTGGTGGGGCTCCTGCGCGCGGACCCGGTCTCCGAGCCGCGGGGGTACGCCGACGTCCTGGCCGCTGCCGGCGCGCGCCTCGACGTGTGGGAGACCACCTACCTGCAGGTGCTCGACGCCGCGGGGGAGCAGGACCATCCGGTGCTGGAATGGGTGAAGGGCACCGCGCTGCGGCCGCTGCTCGACGTACTGGATCCGGCTGAGACCCGGGCGTTCCTCGCCGATCTTGCGACCCGGCTCGACGCCGCCTACCCCCGCGCGGCGTATGGCGTCCCGTTCCCCTTCCGGCGGATCTTCGCGGTCGGTGTTCTCGAGGCGCGACCGTGA
- a CDS encoding 4-(cytidine 5'-diphospho)-2-C-methyl-D-erythritol kinase, with the protein MRTVPSSPGVQVRVPAKVNLELQVGPLRDDGYHSLATVFHAVNLTDDVRVTPATHWGCVVNGPYAAAVPTGTDNLAVRAVQLLGERFGIEEMLQIDIDKHIPVAGGMAGGSADAAAALVAADALWSLGLTRADLMGIGAEIGSDVPFAITGGTALGSGRGEVLAPVLTQADFHWVFALQHEGLSTPKVYAECDRLRVGESVPAPEPSGALMSALRSGDVDELAPHLRNDLQDAAISLMPRLREVIDTGMEAGACGAVVCGSGPTVAFLCASHHLALDLMVTLSAGKVADDVVRAVGPAPGAHVVTDLHSVGPA; encoded by the coding sequence ATGCGGACCGTTCCCTCCTCACCCGGTGTCCAGGTGAGGGTGCCCGCGAAGGTCAACCTCGAGCTGCAGGTCGGCCCGTTGCGCGACGACGGCTACCACTCCCTCGCGACGGTCTTCCACGCCGTCAACCTCACCGACGACGTCCGTGTGACGCCCGCGACCCATTGGGGGTGCGTCGTCAACGGTCCGTACGCCGCCGCCGTGCCCACCGGTACCGACAACCTCGCGGTCCGCGCGGTGCAGCTGCTCGGTGAGCGCTTCGGCATCGAGGAGATGCTGCAGATCGACATCGACAAGCACATCCCGGTCGCCGGCGGGATGGCCGGAGGGTCGGCCGATGCCGCGGCGGCGCTGGTCGCGGCCGACGCGCTCTGGTCGCTCGGGCTGACCCGGGCCGACCTGATGGGTATCGGCGCGGAGATCGGCTCGGATGTGCCGTTCGCCATCACCGGTGGGACGGCCCTCGGCTCGGGGCGTGGTGAGGTGCTGGCCCCGGTGCTCACGCAGGCCGACTTCCACTGGGTGTTCGCCCTGCAGCACGAGGGCCTGTCGACCCCGAAGGTCTACGCCGAGTGCGACCGGTTGCGCGTGGGGGAGTCGGTGCCCGCGCCCGAGCCGTCCGGAGCCCTGATGTCCGCGTTGCGGTCCGGCGACGTCGACGAGTTGGCGCCGCACCTGCGCAACGACCTGCAGGACGCCGCCATCTCCCTGATGCCGAGGCTGCGCGAGGTCATCGACACGGGGATGGAGGCCGGGGCGTGCGGAGCGGTCGTCTGCGGGTCCGGCCCGACCGTGGCGTTCCTCTGCGCGAGCCACCATCTGGCGCTCGACCTGATGGTGACCCTGAGCGCGGGCAAGGTGGCCGACGACGTCGTACGCGCCGTCGGACCCGCCCCCGGAGCCCACGTGGTGACCGACCTGCACTCGGTCGGTCCGGCCTGA
- the rsmA gene encoding 16S rRNA (adenine(1518)-N(6)/adenine(1519)-N(6))-dimethyltransferase RsmA encodes MTTPAGDGLLGATQVRALAAELGLRPTKQWGQNFVIDANTVRKIARLSGVGPDDQVVEVGPGLGSLTLALLECAGGVTAVEIDPTLAARLPQTVREVAPDRADRLQVVQADALRTPLLPDPQPVALVANLPYNVSVPVVLSYLEWFPSITRVLVMVQWEVAERLASPPGSRVYGAPSAKAAWYARVRLADRVGRNVFWPAPNVDSGLVEMIRRDAPVSQAPREAVFTCIDAAFAQRRKTLRSALAGWAGSPALAEQALRAAGVDPGLRGERLTIEAFAAIAANRPA; translated from the coding sequence GTGACGACGCCCGCCGGTGACGGCCTCCTCGGCGCGACGCAGGTGCGCGCGCTCGCCGCGGAGCTGGGTCTGCGGCCGACCAAGCAGTGGGGCCAGAACTTCGTCATCGACGCCAACACGGTGCGCAAGATCGCGCGCCTCTCCGGCGTCGGCCCGGATGACCAGGTCGTCGAGGTCGGCCCGGGCCTGGGGTCGCTGACCCTGGCCCTGCTGGAGTGCGCGGGCGGCGTGACCGCGGTGGAGATCGACCCGACCCTGGCCGCGAGGCTGCCGCAGACCGTGCGCGAGGTGGCCCCGGACCGTGCCGACCGGCTCCAGGTGGTGCAGGCCGACGCGCTGCGCACGCCGCTCCTGCCGGATCCGCAGCCTGTCGCCCTGGTGGCCAACCTTCCCTACAACGTGTCGGTGCCGGTCGTGCTGTCCTACCTGGAGTGGTTCCCGAGCATCACCCGCGTCCTCGTGATGGTGCAGTGGGAGGTCGCCGAGCGCCTCGCGTCACCGCCGGGCAGTCGCGTCTACGGAGCCCCCAGCGCGAAGGCCGCCTGGTACGCGCGGGTCCGCCTCGCCGACCGCGTCGGCCGCAACGTCTTCTGGCCGGCGCCGAACGTCGACTCCGGGCTGGTCGAGATGATCCGCCGCGACGCGCCGGTCTCGCAGGCCCCGCGGGAGGCGGTCTTCACCTGCATCGACGCGGCGTTCGCCCAGCGCCGCAAGACGTTGCGATCGGCGCTCGCCGGCTGGGCCGGCAGCCCTGCCCTCGCCGAGCAGGCCCTACGCGCCGCCGGTGTGGATCCCGGCCTGCGCGGCGAGCGATTGACCATCGAGGCGTTCGCCGCGATCGCCGCGAATCGTCCGGCATAG
- the rsmI gene encoding 16S rRNA (cytidine(1402)-2'-O)-methyltransferase, whose product MTGALVLAATPIGDPRDAAPRLGAELTTADVVAAEDTRRLRRLTDDLGITVGGAIVSYHEHNEARRTPELVERIAGGERVVLVTDAGMPSVSDPGYRLVVACAERGLAVTCVPGPSAVLMALAVSGLPVDRFCFEGFCSRKAGERARQLAALAGERRTMVFFEAPHRLSETLAAMADAFGADRRGAVCRELTKTYEEVRRGGLGELARWAADGVRGEITVVVDGAPQVQVTLEDALPQVLGLVADGVRLKDACASVADRTGLSKKALYDAAVVARGQKAAPVVPEMPEPR is encoded by the coding sequence GTGACTGGAGCACTGGTGCTGGCCGCCACCCCGATCGGCGATCCGCGCGACGCCGCCCCACGGCTCGGCGCGGAACTGACCACCGCCGACGTGGTCGCCGCCGAGGACACCCGCCGCCTGCGGCGGCTCACCGACGACCTCGGCATCACCGTCGGCGGCGCGATCGTGAGCTACCACGAGCACAACGAGGCGCGGCGTACACCGGAGCTGGTCGAGCGGATCGCGGGCGGCGAGCGGGTCGTGCTCGTGACCGACGCCGGGATGCCCTCGGTGTCCGACCCCGGCTACCGCTTGGTGGTGGCCTGCGCCGAGCGGGGGCTCGCGGTGACCTGCGTGCCCGGCCCGTCGGCGGTGCTCATGGCACTGGCGGTGTCGGGCCTGCCGGTCGACCGGTTCTGCTTCGAGGGGTTCTGCTCCCGCAAGGCCGGTGAACGCGCCCGCCAGTTGGCCGCATTGGCCGGCGAGCGCCGCACGATGGTCTTCTTCGAGGCGCCGCACCGGTTGTCCGAGACGCTCGCCGCGATGGCCGACGCGTTCGGCGCCGACCGGCGCGGTGCGGTGTGCCGTGAGCTCACCAAGACCTACGAGGAGGTCCGCCGCGGCGGGCTCGGTGAGTTGGCGCGGTGGGCCGCGGACGGCGTCCGCGGGGAGATCACCGTCGTGGTCGACGGCGCCCCGCAGGTGCAGGTCACCCTTGAGGACGCTCTGCCGCAGGTGCTGGGGCTGGTGGCGGACGGCGTACGACTGAAGGACGCGTGCGCGAGCGTCGCCGACCGGACCGGGCTGTCGAAGAAGGCGCTGTACGACGCCGCGGTCGTGGCCAGAGGACAGAAGGCGGCGCCGGTGGTGCCCGAGATGCCGGAGCCCCGCTGA
- a CDS encoding MarR family winged helix-turn-helix transcriptional regulator yields MLDRPDRPDRPDRPDRPAPQDDVDAIVDAWSRERPDLNVRPLQVLSRITRLARLLDQARGTAFSKHDLDGWEFDVLSALRRVGKPYRLSPGALMQQTLVTSGTMTNRVDRLEQRGFVRRGPAPHDRRGVLVRLTPSGLAVVDAAMADLLEHEQKLLAHLPVREQERLAGTLRTLLTAVEA; encoded by the coding sequence ATGCTTGATCGACCCGATCGACCCGATCGACCCGATCGACCCGATCGGCCAGCTCCGCAGGACGACGTCGATGCCATCGTCGACGCCTGGTCGCGCGAGCGCCCCGACCTGAATGTCCGCCCGCTGCAGGTGCTCTCGCGCATCACCCGCCTCGCCCGGTTGCTCGACCAGGCGCGCGGCACCGCGTTCAGCAAGCACGACCTCGACGGCTGGGAGTTCGACGTGCTGTCCGCCCTGCGCAGGGTGGGCAAGCCCTACCGACTCTCACCGGGCGCCCTCATGCAGCAGACCCTGGTCACCAGCGGCACGATGACCAACCGCGTCGACCGACTGGAGCAGCGTGGTTTCGTACGCCGCGGCCCCGCGCCGCACGATCGCCGCGGCGTCCTGGTGCGACTGACCCCGTCCGGGCTCGCCGTCGTCGACGCCGCCATGGCCGACCTGCTGGAGCACGAACAGAAGCTCCTGGCACACCTGCCGGTCCGCGAGCAGGAGCGGCTGGCGGGCACGCTGCGCACCCTGCTCACCGCCGTAGAGGCCTGA
- the metG gene encoding methionine--tRNA ligase: MKILSAVAWPYSNGPRHIGHVAGFGVPADVFSRYMRMAGHDVLMVSGTDEHGTPILVLAEREGVTVREIADKYNAVIAQDLTDLGLSYDLFTRTTTVNHYTVVQQLFESIDANGYFVEQTTRGAISPSTGRTLPDRYIEGTCPICGYPDARGDQCDNCGNQLDATDLIDPRSKINGETPEFIETQHYFLDLPALADALGEWLDEREASGEWRPNVIKFSQNILAEIRPRAMTRDIDWGIPIPREGWESKRFYVWFDAVIGYLSASIEWARRLGEPDRWREWWNDPAARSYYFMGKDNIVFHSQIWPAEILANNGKGTRGGQPGEYGELNLPTQVVSSEYLTMEGAQFSTSRGHVIYVQDMVARYGPDALRYFISAAGPETQDSDFTWVEFVQRNNSELVAGWGNLVNRTASMIAKNFGEIPTPAATEPIDEALLDGVRGAFAEVGRLIEAHRQKAALQEAMRWVREANKYVTDTEPFKLKGDYQRDRLATVLHTLAQVVSDLNTMLAPFLPHSANVIHRVLGGTGEFVPMPRLEQVRDLDEPERGYPVITGDYSATPRWERRAIVPGAPVPKPAPVFTKLDPSVVDDELARLQGELA; the protein is encoded by the coding sequence ATGAAGATCCTGTCTGCAGTCGCCTGGCCGTACTCGAACGGTCCCCGCCACATCGGTCACGTCGCCGGTTTCGGGGTGCCCGCCGACGTCTTCAGCCGGTACATGCGGATGGCCGGGCACGACGTGCTCATGGTCAGCGGCACCGACGAGCACGGCACGCCGATCCTGGTGCTCGCCGAGCGCGAGGGCGTCACGGTGCGTGAGATCGCCGACAAGTACAACGCGGTGATCGCCCAGGACCTGACCGATCTCGGGCTGTCCTACGACCTGTTCACCCGCACCACCACCGTCAACCACTACACCGTCGTCCAGCAGCTCTTCGAGTCCATCGACGCCAACGGCTACTTCGTGGAGCAGACCACCCGCGGCGCGATCAGCCCGAGCACCGGGCGCACCCTGCCCGACCGCTACATCGAGGGCACCTGCCCGATCTGCGGATATCCCGACGCACGCGGCGACCAGTGCGACAACTGCGGCAACCAGCTGGACGCCACCGACCTGATCGACCCGCGCAGCAAGATCAACGGCGAGACGCCGGAGTTCATCGAGACCCAGCACTACTTCCTGGACCTGCCGGCGCTGGCCGACGCGCTCGGGGAGTGGCTGGACGAGCGCGAGGCCAGCGGGGAGTGGCGGCCCAACGTCATCAAGTTCAGCCAGAACATCCTCGCCGAGATCCGGCCGCGCGCGATGACCCGCGACATCGACTGGGGCATCCCCATCCCGCGGGAGGGGTGGGAGTCCAAGCGCTTCTACGTGTGGTTCGACGCCGTCATCGGCTACCTGTCGGCCTCGATCGAGTGGGCACGCCGGCTGGGGGAGCCCGACCGCTGGCGGGAGTGGTGGAACGACCCGGCCGCGCGGTCGTACTACTTCATGGGCAAGGACAACATCGTCTTCCACTCCCAGATCTGGCCCGCGGAGATTCTCGCCAACAACGGCAAGGGGACCCGTGGCGGACAGCCGGGGGAGTACGGCGAGCTCAACCTGCCCACCCAGGTGGTGTCCTCGGAGTACCTGACGATGGAGGGCGCCCAGTTCTCGACCTCCCGAGGGCACGTGATCTACGTGCAGGACATGGTCGCCCGCTACGGGCCGGACGCGCTGCGCTACTTCATCAGCGCCGCCGGTCCGGAGACCCAGGACTCCGACTTCACCTGGGTCGAGTTCGTGCAGCGCAACAACTCCGAGCTGGTCGCAGGCTGGGGCAACCTGGTCAACCGCACCGCGTCGATGATCGCCAAGAACTTCGGCGAGATCCCGACCCCCGCCGCGACCGAGCCCATCGACGAGGCCCTGCTGGACGGCGTACGCGGTGCGTTCGCCGAGGTCGGCCGCCTCATCGAGGCGCACCGGCAGAAGGCGGCGCTGCAGGAGGCCATGCGGTGGGTGCGCGAGGCGAACAAGTACGTCACCGACACCGAGCCCTTCAAGCTCAAGGGCGATTATCAGCGTGACCGGCTCGCGACGGTGCTGCACACCCTCGCGCAGGTGGTGAGCGACCTCAACACGATGCTCGCGCCGTTCCTGCCGCACAGCGCCAACGTCATCCACCGGGTGCTCGGTGGGACGGGTGAGTTCGTGCCCATGCCTCGACTGGAGCAGGTGCGCGACCTCGACGAGCCCGAGCGCGGCTACCCGGTCATCACCGGCGACTACTCCGCCACGCCTCGCTGGGAGCGTCGCGCGATCGTGCCGGGTGCGCCGGTGCCGAAGCCGGCGCCGGTCTTCACCAAGCTCGACCCGAGTGTCGTCGACGACGAACTGGCCCGGCTGCAGGGCGAACTCGCGTGA